Part of the Spinacia oleracea cultivar Varoflay chromosome 5, BTI_SOV_V1, whole genome shotgun sequence genome, GTGAAGATAAAGCACCTAAAATGAAAACAAGACTCCACttgatagttttttttttttttttttaatctttacgTATTAATGTGgaaatatggtcaaagtttagtTGAATTGGAAGATCATACCAAACCAGatcataacaaaaaaaacatCCAAACCAAAATTACTGGACTTCATAAAATTCATAACAAAACACCGTATTTCAGATGCAAAGTACAAGCAAAAGTGTTTGGAATAAATCTTCTATGAAACCGTCATATGCATAAGACCGTTGATGTCAACAATATTTAATtatacggatatttcatgaaatacccccgagttttgaagtaattcaccaaatgcccatcaagttccaataattcaccaaatacccctgacaattgacttaatgcccaaaatacccttactgataacggttcgttagtccgccgttagcctagtttcataattcaccaaatgcccttttttaaaaatttatttcaccaaataccccaaacttaaaaatagtTATTCAGATGTTCCAACAACTAGTTTTTTCGTTTGAAAAGTAGCCGTTGGTCTTGCTTGGCTATAAAAACCCATTTTCTGAATGTTTCTTGTAATTTAGATgttgttttgttttgctttgctaatttcattaGATTTGCGTTATGAGTTttgtttcaaaatcatcatccacacacaatgagtccacatatattagagtacctaaCCAATTTTGCtattgtggtaggaaatttGCCATATGAatctccgatacaacactcaatccacaaaggttgtactacaagtgtgatccttgaaacaatctgagatggtgcaagggagtagttgagcaagaaaacaAGGGACATCAGCATGAAGGACAATACAggggaagcttagacgaaggAGAAAGTACTGAAAACAGGGGAAACAGTAAGATGCAATAGGACTTGaagaaaattaagaaaaatatgaTATTGTAATGTCAATACAAGGCATCTTACTTTTATTTTGAAATGAAGAAAGGCTAATCCTATTTATGTCATAGTTTGGGATGGACAAGCATAACTTAGGACTCAGGAGAGCACGCAAGTACTTTTAGCAAAAAAAGGTCAGGACTTCAGAGAACTCTTAGCAAAGAAATTGGGAGGCAACCAACATGTGAAAGAAGTCCGAGGGCATGGTCTTATTATTGGTATAAAGTTGGATGTACAAGCTGGCCCGCTAGTTGATGCGTGTCGAAATTCAGGaatgttaaattgttaatatTAACTGCTGGAAACGGAAAATTAGTGAGATTGGTTCCTCCACTGACCATATTAGAACAGGAGCTCGAAACAGGTTCTGAGATTCTCCTCAAGTGTTTCCCGTCCCTGGATTGAAGCAGTTGAGTTGAATTTGTGTACGATGAGTCGATGCTTGTCAAATTTCCTTGTGACATCAATAGATCCAAAGCTCATAATTGGCATCGTAGCTGTAAATCAGGAATATTATGCCTTGGATATCCCACTCGTTAATCAGAACATTGGTTTTCTTTGATGCTTGGATTCTTTTCATAAGTATCTTTCTCCCTTATCGTTAGGCTTAGTTTGTTATTTTGATACCTATAAATTGCGTAGCTTTGTATTGAGTGGAACACACaatcaacattattattttctcttcttaCTACGTTTGTTCATGATTAGCCTTTAGATATTGTCACGACTTTAGTGGATCAAGAAggcataagcaaacaataagcaacaactacttttcaaacgaaaaaactagccgttggaacatcagaataactatttttaagtttggggcatttggtgaaataagtttaataataggggtatttggtgaaataaaattataaaaaggggcatttggtgaattatgaaactaggctaacggcggactaacggaccgttatcggtaagggtattttgggcattaagtcaattgtcaggggtatttggtgaattattggaacttgatgggcatttggtgaattacttcaaaactcgggggtatttcatgaaatatccgttaatTATATGACGACAAAGTGTAACTATTTGATTAGAACGTATAACCATTTGATTTATAGTGATTAATTGAACATAAGTCATAGTCCGTATTTCGTCAATTTAATCACAATTTGTAACTATTTGATTAAAAATTATAACTATCTGGTAAGAACTTGGTTTTATACTCTATACATTGTACATAAGACATGtacaaatatcaatttttttgtaAAGTATTTTTCTACCTCCGTTCCTATATAttttttacggttactattttcAAGTGAATTAACGTAAAGGTGAGGGTGAGCGAGTGGAGTACTTATTTGCAAGTGGATGAAAGTGACATTTTATTTAAGTGTGAAAGtagatgaataaaaaaaatcagaatagAGGGTATAATGATGCAAGTGGCCTAATAAATGTTGCAAGTGGATGATACAAAATCATATTAGAGGATATAATTGTAAACATTGTATTTTAAAAACAGAATAAAATATAAgagtaaagaactttcagaaacagACATAAATAAGAAACATAAAAAACTTTTAAAAATTGAGCTAATACTTCCAAGTACGAAAAGCATGAAAAGAAATGAAGAAGATCCAAATACACCAAGAGTAAATATATTCTCCTCTTGAATTTTCGTTTGTGGTATTTGTTCTTTTGGGGCGATGTGACAGTCGATTAAATTGGCGTATTATTGCTGTATGGGCTGGTAATTTGCCGTCGCAGCCTTTAATAGGCTTTTATCCTACGGAGTATTTTATTTGGCTTGTCTCTTTAAAAAATTCCCCCGTGTCCTCACCGTGTATCAAATCCCTTCAAGGACAAAAAAAATACGTTTACCTATTATTTCCAAAATAAGTAAATACTCGTATTCCCTAAATAAAAAACTCATATACGGGGTATTATGCTTTTGACTTATTATTTTGAAGTACTTTTTAAATACAATAGCAGTCATATTCATACAATAATATTTGTCCTTTTACTTAACATCCATCTTTTGAACCATACTaaaatatgattgattgaaattttcatcttattagttttttttattccCTCCATTCTTGAATACAGAGTATATACCATGTTAAATTTCAGAGATATACGAAATGGGCTTGGGCAACCCAATAAGGAGGAGGAGAGTTCAGTCCACTTATAAGACCAATGAAAGTTCCACACTAAAACCAATTGACAATAGTGGAGGTGACTCCACAAGCTTATAAGTTGATattttctctcctcttttttcaaTGTGGGACAACTCACATGTAGACAACATAGGGTCTCAACACCCCCCTAACATGTGAGTGTCCTTAGAATTAAGAGCACACCAGAAAGTATTATAACCCTCATTGGGAATGAACATCCAATAAAGGTCCCTTAACCAGTGGCTTAGAAATGCCCAGTTATGAAAGGCCCAACAAACCTGGgttctgataccatgttaaaaCTACAGAGGAATAATATTGATTGACAATAATATAGCTTAATGGCTTAATCACTTGGTTACATCATTGGTTAATTTATATAGGAAACCATAACATAACTCTATTAGGCTTAGGACTCTATTAGATTCCTAAACTAACACAGCTTTAGTTTCCTAAACATATTAGAACCCTAGATATACCATAACTCTAACACTCCCCCCCAATCGGCAGTAACACGAACAGTACGATTGAAGTGTAAAATCAAGACTACCGAAACAATCAATTTGATGTCGAGACAAACAGGTAAACTCTTGTTCCTTTGTTGCGGTACACTCAGCCATACATGGTGAAGAGTTTGGCGATGCTAGGACACGTTGAGCACCAACACAAACGCATGTACACTACTGCTTTGGATTCCGCGCAAAACCAAAGAACATGTACACTCCTTGTCCGATTGAAACTTGCGCACCACATCAACAATTAATCACACTAGCGCAGGTACACTCTTGCACACGCGATTGCAAGTACACTCTTGCACGCGCAAAAAAACCAACTCTATCAGCAGCAACACCAATCTTGTTTCCGATCGCTCCTTTAGGTTCTAGATCACGGTTAATAATATCGAGAAAAATATCTCAATTTTAGAGAGTAAACAGTTCCATACTTCCAGCCGGTAGGTTTTTAAATCATACCCACCGGCCGGAGAATTTTTGCGGAAGCGTAGGAACAATCCAAAATTATGGATAGCTCCAATACCATGTTAAACTAAGGAGAATATAATATTGATGGATGGTAATATAACTTTGTGGCTTAATCATAATTTGGTTACATCATTGGTTTATATAGTAAActataacataactctatcaGGTTTAAGACTCTATTAGATTcactacaaaaaaatcattttataGAGACAAGGGATTTCGTCTCTAAATAgtccaaatccgtctcaaaatgatgattGGAGACGAATTTGAGACGAAATGGGGCGTCTCTATAGAGGGCGtctcaaaaaaaattgagacggaattttggcaagtccattacaaatttgagacgAAAAGTTTGAAACTCTATATACAATcccatctcaattttaatttagagacgAAAGTTTAGTAATCCGTCTCAAGTTTGAGATGCTTATAGTTTCCGTCTCAAATTTCGTCTCTAATAATCCATAATTTTGTAGTGATTCATAGACTAACACAACTCTAGTTTCCTAAACATACAAGAACACTAGATATACCATAACTCTAACATAGTACATTTCTTATTTAATGGAAAACGCGGATATTAAGAAATTGCATGCGTGTGTAAGAAAAACAACTATTGGTGTGTAATTGTATTGAGAATGTACAAAATTAATAGCTATTTAATGAAAAGGTACAAAAAACAAGTGGACTTGGTGATGGTTGGGTGGGAAAAAGCAAgtgtgtgtaagaaaaaacaatcacgttttaatttttttaatgttcttttgacACAATTCTGAGCAAATGGGAGAAATTAAGAGttaaaatagaaatataaaatatttttagaAACGTCCGTTAGAAAAACTGGAAACGTCTTAAAGAACACACGGAGTACTATAGAAATGATTTTTTTATCAAACCAAATTCTTTAACAACCGTAACCCGGGTGTGATTATAACAACTCAAGCTTTAGAATAGCTAGATCGGCTAAACTCAAACATCCATACTCAATCTCGAGTTTAACTCTTCCAAACATTGATCTGTTTGTAACTTAACAATGATTCCGGTTTCTAACATTTTGCTTATTGGAATCCTCGTAACTCATTAGAATTTACTTAGCATTGCATGTTGCTCATAAGTCTTAATTAAGTCCGActaatccttttaattttatcTAACTTGATCGATCATCCACTAATAAGCTAGTATGCTCAAGAGCTTTCAAACTATGTTTATATCGTTTTCTTAACTCGGTTCATTAAGGCTTCAACTCAAGTTTTGAATAATCAAGTTGTGGTTCACAACTGATTTGGTCTTATTTTTTAGATTTTGGTCTGGACTGGTCTGATATAATGTTTTTTGTGAGTGTTTTATTTTTCCTAGTCAGTTCTGatctaaaaataacaaaaatgaaaatttgtaaaaaaaaaaattcaatcttTGTCCGTTCTTCTAAAACCAGTATTACCTTTGAGTTATTCTAGAATAATCCAACGTTTAAGAAGTATCTTCCCAAACAAGTCATGACCTGTTGGTAACCGGGATAATGAGTAAATACGTACGACACTTGTCTTTCTTATTggtataaatttatttaattttaattttggttttgatttaattttttaaaaactaaCTTCTATTTAATTCATGGTTCCCtaccctttttttttctctcctctcctctcccatGACAGACCCTTTCCACCCAATTTTTTTCTCCTCCACACAAAATGGCATCTcaccaaaaaaagaaaattccaCTATCAGCATATCCTCATTATTCTCCCGTCTCTAGGTCATACTTCCCCTTCGTTTCTATCTCCTCACTAGAAAATcagcctcctcctcctcctctcaCCACCACCCTTAGCTTCTCTCTCGTCCTTCCACTTCCGCGATTACCTGGCCGCATCTTTCCCCTCCTCTCATACTCTCTTCCTAATCATTACCTTTTGTGGTCCCCACCAAAGCCCACTACTACTTCTTCCTTGTAATTCTAGAGCCACTTCAGTGAATTAGTTGGACCCTCTTAGCCTCTAGAGTTCTAGTTATGAGGGTGGGCGGGTTGAGATGAATATGATCCGAGTTCTTGTTTATGAAGGTGATGGGGTTGATGGATGTTGGTTAATGCGTGGATTGGTGTTGTTGGGTTGGCAACACATTGTTGGAGATCAAAGGTTGGTTGGGATGGTTGATTGGTGTTGGCGAAGGAGTGCATGGGTATTGATGGTGAGGCGTGGTTGCGGTGAAGATGAGAGGAGGATGTATGTAGCGATGTAGAGTGGGTTAGTTggtggagagagagagagagagggagagaaaaaaaaagtgaGTGAAGATAGGAAGAAGATCAATGAAGCTAGGGAAGAGAAGAGGGCAGAGAATGGTTATGGAGGGATAGAGAGATCGAGAAGGGTGTGGAAATTGTggagggaaggagagagaaaagactAGTGAAAGGAGAGAAGAGGAgggttttaaattaaaataaaaatataaaatataaaatcaaaTTTAGCCTAATTAGAGTTTGACATGTAGCATGCTTCAcctgtaaaaatataaaaaaagttaCTTGCTATTTAGGTTGTAGGTAAAATAACCTATTTCGAAGAGATACATGCTAAACGTTGGATTATTTCAGAATAACTCATAGATGATACTATTTTTAAAAGAACGggaaaatgttggattatttttttacaaattttcctaataaaAATAAGGTGAAAATGACAGACTTTATACGTATTAGCTTATCTCCGTTTCACCGCAGTTGTATTTATTTGACTCTCTGTCGTAATTTGTGATCATTCTTTCTCGGAGGATACACAATTACAAATAGGCTGGGTTTAACGTTTAATGTCTCGTAATAAGTTAATTACCATCAAGCGAGTTCATATAACATGTACtccacatgactatattatttcttaAACTCTCATTGATAAAGAGAATCACACCTAATCaaggaaaatatatttttaggaaaataattgtTAGGATATATCTTTACATACTTATCAGTTGTTTCCTAAATTCTAGATTTTCACGTTTATCTAGAGATATGATATTTTATGTGCTTGTACTGTAAATATTTTTTCGTGATTGATAATGAAGACAAGCTGAGATTCATCGATTCTAAAAAAACATATATTTGTTTAaggaaaattaaattttaataatccaacctttgcccggtaATCTATTAACGGTCCCACCTTTGAGGTATTCCTAGATGGACCAACCTTTTATACCCATCATCTTTTAACAAACCCTTTTAAATTGGAACCTGCTAATTCAGGTCACACGTCCTACGTGGCATCGACCGTTCTGATTTTTGCAGGTTACCTTGTTTTAAACTTCGTCTTCCTCGTTTTTCTTCTCTCTTTGTTCTTCGTCTCtctcatttaaaaaaaacactCCTTTCTTTTCTGAGTAGCTCACACGAcaatttctcaaaaaaaaaattccccaATTTATTCTCTGCCCCTTGATCTTCACATCAATTTGCCCAAAACATAACAAATTACCCAATTTGAGAAAATTTTCCTCTTCGTCAAAAAGCCATGGTAGGACCAAAGCAGCAAGCATCAACTGGGTCTGGGTCATCTACGAACTCAAGACATGGTAGGGTGAAGTGTGGGTGTGGTGTTTCTGCAATTGTGCGAGTTGCAAAGAAAGGACCAAATTGTGGGATGCAATTCCTCGGATGCTCTTCGTGGCCGGTAAGTTGGTTTAATTGTTGTTATAATTAAAATTAGGGTTAAattagggttataattaaaattgaatgtgTGAATTAGGAGTACAATTGCGGGTTTTTTAGATGGGTGCCTGAAAACAATGCCATTGAAGACTTGCAATTTCAAGTGTTGGAGAAGGATACCACCATTTCTGAATTGGAGTATGATAAGAAGTTGCTTGAagaaaaactgaaaaaagtGCAGTTGAAGAAGGACAATCTTGAAGAGGACATCCATGAAATGAAGAATGAGGTCTGTGAATTGCGTATTGAGGTGATGCGAGCTATAAGGAACGAGAAGAACTACTCCATGGCGTTGATGTATTCATGTCTTTTGTTTGCATTTGTGTTATTCTATTTAAAATAGGTACGAAAGGGTTGTAATGACAATAAATCAGAAGAATATGGCCTTGTTGACTCGATTAATCGACGAAATGAAAATGTTATTTGATGTCGTTTATCGTTTATGTTCTCACTTGTTTGACTCGGTTTGTTATTTGTTGAAAATATATGACCTAGTTTGACTCGACAAAATGAAAATGTTATTTGATGAAGATATATGGCCTTGTTGACTCGGCTTTTTAACGGCATAATAATCAAGAGCTAAAACGAGTAGCGAGCGAGAATGA contains:
- the LOC130461030 gene encoding uncharacterized protein, producing the protein MVGPKQQASTGSGSSTNSRHGRVKCGCGVSAIVRVAKKGPNCGMQFLGCSSWPEYNCGFFRWVPENNAIEDLQFQVLEKDTTISELEYDKKLLEEKLKKVQLKKDNLEEDIHEMKNEVCELRIEVMRAIRNEKNYSMALMYSCLLFAFVLFYLK